The DNA segment GTATGGACTCATAGCCGTACTGATAAAAGGATGTCACAATACTTCCCTCCACCTTTCCAGACTGTATAAGCTCCAGCGTTTCCTTCATGTCATCCACACCGTATACAAGAATATGATCCTTATTGTTCATATACTCCCTCGCATCTACAAAGCCAATCGCATTCTCTCCGGCCAGATTTATTGAAACATTCATCCCTGTGGACCTCTGCAATACCTTAACCCACTCATTGCGTGAAGTCAGCTGATCGCTTCGTGATTCACTTTTTGCGACGATTTCAAAGCCGCCGGGATGTGCAGCAAATACCCGTTCAATGGATTTAATCTGTTCCTTCGCCAAATCAAAGCTCAAATCACTGACCTGTATTCCTATACGAAGCGGCTTATCCCTGCCAAGCTTTTTCTCAATATCCGTTAATAGCAATCTGGCCTGTTCATCAAAGTCCTTACTGATCGTTGTCAGCGGGTCACTTCCCTCGACAGGAGAATCGACAAGGACAAACGGAATCCCCTTATCCTTTCCCTTTTGTATAAGCGCCTTATCAATGACTCCCTGTGTAATAATTCCATCTGCTTCCTTCAGCAGCCCTGTATTGATAACATCCACCATATCGCTTGTGGAAATCTTAATCGGCCCTTTCCAGTCGCAATGCACCTCCAGCTCACT comes from the Erysipelotrichaceae bacterium 66202529 genome and includes:
- a CDS encoding substrate-binding domain-containing protein is translated as MRKIGLLIVCLFVCFMSGCSVPEKKVEKKASLYFLFATPLSTHTLWQKARQGMQDACSELEVHCDWKGPIKISTSDMVDVINTGLLKEADGIITQGVIDKALIQKGKDKGIPFVLVDSPVEGSDPLTTISKDFDEQARLLLTDIEKKLGRDKPLRIGIQVSDLSFDLAKEQIKSIERVFAAHPGGFEIVAKSESRSDQLTSRNEWVKVLQRSTGMNVSINLAGENAIGFVDAREYMNNKDHILVYGVDDMKETLELIQSGKVEGSIVTSFYQYGYESIHILYDYVVKGIQPEKKKIPSYLMLVNRDNLKTYAASLEKEEKHVE